The following proteins come from a genomic window of Mustela lutreola isolate mMusLut2 chromosome 6, mMusLut2.pri, whole genome shotgun sequence:
- the SFTA2 gene encoding surfactant-associated protein 2: protein MGARMPFFLFLTLLGSSQGTGPGMILQLKLKDSFLANFSYDSNFLELLEKLCFLLHLPSGTNVTLRHAGSPLHVICKV from the exons ATGGGGGCCAGGatgcccttctttctcttcttgactctCCTGGGCAGCTCACAGGGAACAG GGCCAGGAATGATTTTGCAGCTGAAGCTGAAGGACTCCTTTCTAGCAAATTTCTCCTATGACTCCAACTTTCTGGAATTGCTCGAAAAG ctctgcttcctcctccatctcccaTCGGGGACCAATGTCACCCTCCGTCATGCAGGATCCCCACTTCACGTCATCTGCAAAGTCTGA